From Pseudoalteromonas sp. R3, one genomic window encodes:
- the rpsL gene encoding 30S ribosomal protein S12 translates to MATINQLVRKPRRSKVTKSNSAALKACPQKRGVCTRVYTTTPKKPNSALRKVARVRLTNGFEVTSYIGGEGHNLQEHSVILIRGGRVKDLPGVRFHTVRGALDCAGVNDRKQGRSKYGAKRPKG, encoded by the coding sequence ATGGCAACTATTAACCAGCTAGTACGTAAGCCACGTCGCAGCAAGGTTACTAAGAGCAACTCAGCTGCTCTTAAAGCTTGTCCTCAAAAGCGTGGTGTATGTACTCGTGTATATACAACTACACCTAAGAAGCCAAACTCTGCACTACGTAAAGTAGCGCGTGTTCGTCTAACGAACGGCTTCGAAGTAACATCTTACATTGGTGGTGAAGGCCACAACTTGCAAGAGCACAGTGTTATCCTTATCCGTGGTGGTCGTGTTAAAGACTTACCAGGTGTGCGTTTCCACACAGTACGTGGCGCGCTTGACTGTGCTGGCGTAAATGACCGTAAACAAGGTCGTTCTAAGTACGGTGCAAAACGTCCTAAGGGCTAA
- the rpsG gene encoding 30S ribosomal protein S7, whose amino-acid sequence MPRRRVIGQRKILPDPKFGSELLAKFVNVVMLDGKKSTAEKIVYGALDVAAEKSGKSHLEIFESALDNVRPQVEVKSRRVGGSTYQVPVEVRPVRRNALGMRWLVEAARKRGEKSMGLRLAQEMLDAADNKGTAVKKREDVHRMAEANKAFAHYRW is encoded by the coding sequence ATGCCTAGAAGACGCGTAATAGGTCAACGTAAAATTCTTCCAGATCCGAAGTTCGGATCAGAGCTTCTTGCTAAATTCGTTAACGTAGTAATGCTTGACGGTAAGAAGTCTACTGCTGAAAAAATCGTATATGGTGCGCTAGACGTGGCTGCTGAAAAATCAGGCAAGTCGCACCTAGAAATCTTCGAGTCTGCACTTGATAACGTACGTCCACAGGTTGAGGTTAAATCTCGCCGTGTTGGTGGTTCTACGTACCAGGTACCAGTTGAAGTACGTCCAGTTCGTCGCAACGCACTAGGTATGCGTTGGTTGGTTGAAGCTGCACGTAAGCGTGGCGAGAAATCAATGGGCCTTCGTCTGGCTCAAGAGATGCTTGACGCTGCTGACAACAAAGGCACTGCGGTTAAGAAACGTGAAGACGTTCACCGTATGGCTGAAGCGAACAAAGCATTCGCTCACTACCGTTGGTAA